In Sphingomonas phyllosphaerae, one DNA window encodes the following:
- a CDS encoding DUF1996 domain-containing protein gives MKRLFGAALAALCLAAPIAAQGPTLKREAPPVAAALGEPQAKTWQAWREQYLRALSMIRKPVGDIVEPELGADFTKVPASIPTNQPIAPLLSTGWPPAVSGKPDTVGAFRFLCAPGQVSRDDPIVFPNQPGKSHLHQWFGNLSADASSTYESLRTKGDSTCVNILNRSAYWMPAMLNGKGMVVRPDYVSIYYKHFPAGSADCASVAAKGCTSLPRGLRMIFGYDMQFGTPATGSGYFNCDGPTARSGHYATITEAAKNCPAGNRLGAIINAPQCWDGKRLDSPNHRDHVGYAIWRNLPDGRSAYSCDPAHPYAIPGFTMGAWYSIESGEDAADWYLSSDEMPGMARMTPGSTFHADWFGAWDDDIMAVWMRNCIDKLLSCNSGDLGDGRGLKQTGDWSFKTANRLVPIPALPQ, from the coding sequence ATGAAAAGATTGTTCGGTGCGGCGCTCGCCGCCCTGTGCCTTGCCGCGCCTATTGCGGCGCAGGGCCCAACGCTGAAAAGAGAGGCCCCGCCGGTTGCCGCAGCACTCGGCGAACCTCAGGCAAAGACATGGCAGGCGTGGCGAGAGCAGTATCTACGCGCGCTGAGCATGATCCGAAAGCCGGTCGGTGATATCGTTGAGCCCGAGCTCGGGGCAGACTTCACGAAGGTGCCGGCCTCGATCCCGACCAATCAGCCGATCGCGCCTTTGCTGTCAACGGGCTGGCCCCCGGCTGTGAGCGGGAAGCCTGACACGGTCGGCGCGTTCCGTTTCCTCTGTGCGCCCGGCCAGGTCAGCCGGGATGACCCGATCGTCTTTCCGAACCAGCCCGGTAAGAGCCACCTCCACCAGTGGTTCGGAAACCTGTCGGCGGATGCGTCCTCGACCTACGAAAGCCTGCGCACGAAGGGCGACAGCACCTGCGTCAACATCCTGAACCGGTCAGCGTACTGGATGCCGGCGATGCTGAACGGCAAGGGCATGGTCGTCCGACCGGATTACGTGTCGATCTATTACAAGCACTTCCCGGCCGGCTCGGCGGATTGCGCCAGCGTCGCTGCGAAGGGCTGCACTTCGCTTCCCCGCGGGCTAAGAATGATCTTCGGCTACGACATGCAGTTCGGCACGCCGGCGACCGGGTCGGGCTACTTCAACTGCGATGGCCCGACGGCGAGATCGGGGCATTACGCCACGATCACCGAAGCGGCGAAGAACTGCCCTGCCGGCAATCGGTTGGGCGCCATTATCAACGCTCCGCAATGCTGGGACGGCAAGCGCCTCGACAGCCCGAACCATCGCGATCACGTCGGCTATGCGATATGGCGCAACCTTCCCGACGGGCGCTCTGCATATTCCTGCGATCCTGCACACCCTTATGCGATCCCGGGCTTCACGATGGGCGCGTGGTACTCGATTGAGAGCGGCGAGGACGCGGCCGATTGGTATCTCTCATCCGACGAGATGCCTGGAATGGCTCGTATGACGCCGGGCTCAACCTTTCACGCTGACTGGTTCGGCGCGTGGGACGACGACATCATGGCCGTGTGGATGCGGAACTGCATCGACAAGCTCCTGTCGTGCAACAGCGGCGATCTCGGGGATGGGCGCGGGCTCAAACAGACCGGAGACTGGTCGTTCAAGACCGCAAACCGGCTAGTGCCGATCCCCGCCTTGCCGCAGTAA